The following are encoded together in the Fibrobacterota bacterium genome:
- a CDS encoding SDR family NAD(P)-dependent oxidoreductase — translation MSGASAQTSFPKAGTWLGLQGKVAVVTGGASGIGRACCEALAAHGAKVVVADLDPASGEAAAAALRSTFGVEARFRKADVTKADDTAALFAATLEEWGRVDVLVNNAGINIPRLLVDPAGKEELTEAVWDKMVNVNLKGLFLCGQAAARAMLRGGSGVIVNMSSESGMEGSEGQSGYSATKAAVYGLTRSWAKELGKRGIRVVGIAPGILEVTGLRTPAYESALAYTRGITVEDLRKGYVNKAIPLGRDGKLSEVADLAAFLASERAGYIHGTVINISGGKSRE, via the coding sequence ATGAGCGGAGCCTCCGCGCAGACCTCGTTCCCCAAGGCAGGCACCTGGCTTGGGCTTCAGGGCAAGGTCGCCGTGGTCACCGGTGGGGCTTCCGGAATCGGGCGCGCCTGTTGCGAAGCCCTGGCGGCCCATGGCGCCAAGGTGGTGGTCGCCGATCTCGATCCGGCCAGCGGGGAAGCCGCCGCGGCCGCCCTGCGTTCGACGTTCGGGGTGGAAGCCCGCTTCCGCAAGGCCGACGTGACCAAGGCCGACGATACGGCCGCTTTGTTCGCGGCCACCCTGGAAGAATGGGGGCGCGTGGACGTCCTCGTCAACAACGCAGGCATCAACATCCCGCGTTTGCTCGTCGATCCCGCCGGCAAGGAAGAATTGACCGAAGCCGTTTGGGACAAGATGGTGAACGTGAACCTCAAGGGCCTGTTCCTATGCGGACAGGCCGCTGCCCGCGCCATGCTGCGCGGGGGCTCGGGCGTCATCGTCAACATGTCCTCGGAATCAGGGATGGAAGGCTCGGAAGGCCAAAGCGGATACTCGGCGACCAAGGCCGCCGTGTACGGCCTCACGCGTTCCTGGGCCAAGGAGCTCGGCAAGCGCGGCATCCGCGTGGTGGGCATCGCCCCGGGTATCCTGGAAGTTACGGGCCTGCGGACCCCGGCTTACGAGTCGGCCTTGGCCTATACCCGCGGGATAACCGTGGAGGATTTGCGCAAGGGATACGTCAACAAGGCCATCCCGCTCGGCCGGGACGGCAAGCTTTCGGAAGTAGCCGATCTGGCCGCCTTCCTGGCGTCGGAGCGGGCGGGCTACATCCATGGAACCGTCATCAACATATCGGGAGGAAAGTCGCGTGAATGA